Proteins encoded in a region of the Triplophysa dalaica isolate WHDGS20190420 chromosome 10, ASM1584641v1, whole genome shotgun sequence genome:
- the sec13 gene encoding protein SEC13 homolog, protein MVSVINTVDTSHEDMIHDAQMDYYGTRLATCSSDRSVKIFDVKNGGQILVADLRGHEGPVWQVAWAHPMYGNLLASCSYDRKVIIWKEENGTWDKMYEYTGHDSSVNSVCWGPYDFGLILACGSSDGAISVLTCSGDGHWDIRKINNAHTIGCNAVSWAPAVVPGSLIEQPSGQKPNYIKRFVSGGCDNLVKLWKEEDGQWKEDQKLEAHSDWVRDVGWAPSIGLPTSTIASCSQDGRVFIWTCDDPSGNAWTAKLLHKFNDVVWHVSWSITGNILAVSGGDNKVTLWKESVDGQWACISDVNKGQGAASSITDNQQNEQ, encoded by the exons ATG GTGTCTGTGATTAATACAGTGGACACCTCACATGAGGACATGATC CATGATGCTCAGATGGATTACTACGGCACCAGACTAGCCACCTGCTCTTCTGATCGCTCCGTCAAGATCTTTGATGTCAAGAACGGAGGACAGATCCTTGTGGCCGATCTCAGGGG TCATGAGGGTCCAGTGTGGCAGGTGGCCTGGGCTCACCCCATGTATGGCAACCTCCTGGCGTCCTGCTCCTACGACAGAAAGGTGATCATCTGGAAAGAGGAGAACGGCACCTGGGATAAGATGTATGAGTACACAGGCCATGACTCCTCAG TGAATTCGGTTTGCTGGGGACCGTATGACTTTGGCTTAATTCTGGCTTGCGGTAGCTCTGATGGCGCCATTTCAGTATTAACATGTTCAGGTGATGGCCATTGGGATATTAGAAAGATCAACAATGCACACACA ATTGGCTGTAACGCAGTGAGCTGGGCCCCAGCTGTCGTCCCCGGGAGTCTTATAGAGCAGCCATCAGGACAGAAGCCCAACTACATCAAGAGATTCGTGTCTGGAGGCTGTGACAATCTGGTCAAGCTGTGGAA AGAGGAAGATGGCCAATGGAAAGAGGACCAGAAGTTGGAAGCACACAGTGATTGGGTGAGAGATGTCGGATGGGCTCCATCCATTGGACTACCGACCAGCACAATTGCCAGCTGCTCTCAG GATGGCCGTGTGTTTATCTGGACGTGCGATGACCCGTCGGGTAACGCCTGGACGGCCAAACTCCTCCACAAATTCAACGACGTGGTGTGGCACGTGAGCTGGTCCATCACTGGAAACATCCTAGCTGTGTCAGGCGGGGACAACAAA GTGACCCTCTGGAAAGAGTCGGTGGACGGCCAGTGGGCTTGTATCAGTGACGTCAACAAAGGCCAGGGGGCCGCTTCCTCTATCACAGACAACCAACAGAACGAGCAATGA
- the cand2 gene encoding cullin-associated NEDD8-dissociated protein 2, whose translation MSNVTFYISNLLEKMTSTDKDFRFMAANDLMMELQKDSIKLDEESERKIVAMLLKLLEDKNGEVQNLAVKCLGPLVGKVKECQVETMVDTLCSNMVSNKEQLRDISSMGLKTVIAELPPAPTGSNLTVNICKKITSQLIGALGMQDDVSVQLEALDILSDMLGRLSAALTSFHQSILSSLLAQFISPRMAVRKRSIIALGHLVPSCSSALFTQLTEHLMSELSRGPPTANVRTYIQCLATVSRRGGHRIGEHLERIVPMVVKFCNVEDDELREFCFQAFEAFVSRCPKEMSSHIQTIIKLCLKYITYDPNYNYDAYDDQDDGMDVEDRDGEDQESDDEYSDDDDMSWKVRRSSVKCLEAIISSRRDLLVELYGSVGPTLVSRFKEREENVKTDIFLAFVALLKQTRDPHSPSLDTGAKEEPAVTLLKNQVPTIVKALHRQLKEKSMRCRQGCFSLLTEMANVLPGQLGEHIPALIPGIVYSLTDKSSSSNMKIDALLFLYVLLSTHNPEVFHPHIKVILPPVIQCIEDPFYKITSEALQVTQQIVKIIRPLDKPSSFDIKPYVMNVFTCTLKRLTAADIDQEVKERAIFCMGHILSHLGDQLGADLQPTLQIFLERLKNEITRLIAIKTLTLVASSPLKIDLKPILTDGIPILGSFLRKNQRALKLNTITALNVIVANYSNNFKPPMIESILMEVPGLIQESDMHISQVAITLITCMAKVCPNCLSKIGGTILPEVLNLVHSPLLQGGALNSILDFLQVLVVTKANNMSYNDLLKALKGPFYEAKSFDTSAHKQPYYSVAKCIAALSAACPKEASGVVTNFIQEVKNPKSLESVRILGLLSLGEIGRFMNFEGQKELKGVIMDAFGSPNEEVKSAASFTLGNICVGNLGEYLPFMLKEIGSQPKRQYLLLHSLKEMISALSAESLKPHVENIWALLFKHCECEEEGTRNIVAECLGKLTLVNPSELLPRLKKQLTSGSPLSRSTVVTAVKFTIVDHPMPIDSLLKGCIGDFLKTLQDPDLNVRRVALVMFNSAAHNKPSLIRGLLSSLLPHLYNETHIRKDLVREVEMGPFKHTVDDGLDIRKAAFECMYTLLDSCLDCLDIFEFLNHVEEGLKDHYDIKMLTFIMLARLSKLCPGAVVQRLDRLVEPLKATCTTKVKAGSVKQEFEKQEELRRSAMRAVAALLSISEVEKSPVMADFANQIRSNTEMATIFESLQGDPLTGAVESMDTS comes from the exons ATGTCGAATGTCACCTTTTACATTTCCAACCTGTTGGAAAAAATGACATCTACTGATAAAGACTTTCG GTTTATGGCCGCAAATGACCTGATGATGGAGCTTCAGAAAGACTCGATTAAACTGGACGAGGAGAGCGAGAGGAAGATCGTTGCCATGCTGCTCAAACTCCTGGAGGATAAAAACGGAGAGGTTCAGAATCTGGCTGTCAAAtg TCTTGGTCCTCTGGTGGGAAAGGTAAAGGAATGTCAGGTGGAAACGATGGTGGACACGCTTTGTTCCAACATGGTGTCCAATAAAGAGCAGCTGAGAGACATTTCCAGCATGGGCCTGAAAACTGTCATCGCCGAACTGCCACCAGCACCTACAG GTTCGAATCTTACGGTCAACATCTGTAAGAAGATCACATCTCAGCTGATCGGAGCCCTGGGAATGCAGGACGATGTGTCTGTACAGCTGGAGGCTTTGGATATTCTCTCTGACATGCTAGGCAG GTTGAGCGCTGCTCTCACGAGCTTCCATCAGTCGATTCTCAGCAGCCTCCTCGCCCAGTTCATAAGCCCTCGTATGGCTGTAAGAAAACGCTCCATCATCGCCCTGGGTCACCTGGTGCCCAGTTGTAGCTCCGCCCTCTTTACCCAACTTACGGAACATCTGATGAGCGAGCTGTCCCGCGGACCGCCCACCGCCAACGTCCGGACCTACATCCAGTGCTTGGCTACGGTCAGCAGACGAGGAGGACACAGGATCG GTGAACACTTGGAGAGGATTGTGCCCATGGTGGTGAAGTTTTGTAATGTGGAGGATGATGAGCTACGTGAGTTCTGCTTTCAGGCCTTTGAAGCTTTTGTTAGCAG ATGTCCAAAGGAAATGTCCTCTCACATCCAAACGATTATCAAGTTGTGTCTGAAATACATCACCTATGACCCCAATTACAACTACGACGCTTACGATGACCAAGACGATGGGATGGACGTTGAGGACAGGGATGGTGAAGATCAGG AGTCAGATGATGAATATAGCGATGATGACGACATGAGCTGGAAGGTGCGGCGTTCCTCTGTCAAATGTCTGGAGGCCATCATCAGCAGCCGCAGGGACCTTCTGGTAGAGCTTTACGGGTCTGTAGGTCCAACCCTGGTGTCCCGCTTCAAAGAACGAGAGGAGAATGTCAAGACTGATATTTTCTTAGCTTTCGTGGCATTGCTGAAACAGACGAGAGACCCTCACAGTCCTTCTCTGGACACAGGGGCTAAAGAGGAACCAGCTGTCACTCTGTTGAAGAATCAG GTGCCGACAATAGTAAAGGCGTTACACAGACAGCTGAAGGAGAAAAGCATGAGATGTAGACAAGGCTGTTTTAGTCTCCTGACAGAGATGGCCAATGTGCTGCCGGGTCAACTTGGAGAGCACATACCAGCCCTCATTCCAG gtATTGTTTACTCCTTGACCGACAAGTCATCCTCTTCAAATATGAAGATCGATGCTCTTTTATTCCTCTATGTCCTTCTAAGTACCCATAACCCAGAGGTCTTCCACCCACACATCAAGGTCATCTTACCTCCAGTAATCCAGTGCATCGAAgatcccttttataaaatcaCATCTGAGGCCCTCCAAGTCACCCAACAGATAGTGAAGATCATCCGACCGCTGGATAAACCCAGCTCATTCGACATCAAGCCTTACGTGATGAATGTGTTCACTTGTACGCTAAAGAGGTTGACTGCGGCTGATATAGACCAAGAGGTCAAAGAGAGGGCCATCTTCTGCATGGGTCACATTTTGAGTCATCTTGGTGACCAGCTTGGAGCCGACCTGCAGCCCACCTTGCAGATATTTCTGGAGAGgcttaaaaatgaaatcacaaGACTTATAGCGATAAAGACGTTGACGCTCGTTGCGTCATCACCACTTAAAATCGATCTAAAACCAATTTTAACAGATGGCATCCCAATACTCGGATCCTTCTTGCGGAAGAACCAGCGTGCCCTTAAGTTAAACACGATAACAGCCTTAAACGTCATTGTTGCCAACTATAGCAACAACTTCAAGCCCCCGATGATCGAATCTATTTTGATGGAGGTGCCTGGATTGATTCAGGAGAGTGATATGCATATCTCGCAGGTGGCCATCACGCTTATCACCTGCATGGCCAAAGTGTGTCCAAATTGCCTGAGCAAGATCGGGGGCACCATCTTGCCTGAAGTGCTCAACTTAGTCCATTCCCCGTTGCTACAAGGAGGTGCCCTAAATTCAATTCTCGACTTCTTGCAGGTCCTCGTGGTAACCAAGGCCAACAATATGAGCTACAATGACCTTCTAAAAGCCTTAAAAGGACCGTTTTACGAAGCCAAGTCGTTCGACACATCCGCACATAAACAGCCCTACTACTCGGTGGCCAAGTGTATTGCGGCGTTGTCGGCCGCCTGTCCCAAAGAAGCCTCCGGAGTGGTCACGAACTTCATCCAAGAGGTCAAGAACCCAAAATCATTGGAGTCGGTGAGAATTCTAGGGCTGCTGAGTCTTGGGGAAATTGGACGCTTTATGAACTTCGAAGGACAGAAGGAGCTTAAGGGGGTCATAATGGATGCTTTCGGATCCCCGAATGAGGAAGTTAAGTCTGCCGCATCCTTCACGCTGGGAAACATCTGCGTCGGAAATTTAGGAGAGTACCTGCCGTTCATGCTGAAGGAGATCGGAAGTCAACCGAAGAGACAGTATTTGCTTCTGCACTCGCTGAAGGAGATGATCAGCGCATTATCCGCAGAGAGTCTCAAACCTCATGTGGAGAACATCTGGGCACTTTTGTTCAAACACTGTGAGTGTGAAGAGGAGGGCACGCGCAATATCGTTGCCGAATGTTTGGGGAAACTCACTCTGGTTAATCCGTCTGAGCTTCTGCCAAGGCTAAAGAAACAGCTCACTTCAG GTTCTCCACTTTCCCGCAGTACAGTTGTAACTGCAGTGAAGTTCACCATAGTGGATCATCCCATGCCCATAGACTCACTTTTAAAAGGATGCATTG GTGACTTCTTGAAAACTCTTCAGGACCCTGATCTCAATGTTCGGCGGGTGGCTTTGGTCATGTTCAATTCGGCAGCCCACAACAAACCCTCTCTGATTCGTGGGCTTCTAAGCTCACTTCTCCCACATCTGTACAATGAGACCCACATCAGGAAAGACCTGGTTCGAGAG GTGGAGATGGGTCCCTTCAAGCACACAGTAGATGATGGGTTGGACATCCGAAAGGCGGCATTTGAATGCATGTACACTCTTCTTGACAGCTGTCTTGACTGTCTGGATATCTTTGAGTTTCTGAATCATGTGGAAGAAGGTCTGAAAGATCACTATGACATTAAA ATGCTGACCTTCATTATGCTTGCCAGACTCTCTAAACTCTGTCCAGGTGCTGTTGTACAAAGATTGGACCGATTAGTTGAACCACTTAAAGCTACGTGCACTACAAAG GTTAAAGCCGGCTCTGTCAAGCAAGAATTCGAGAAACAGGAAGAGCTGAGACGTTCCGCCATGCGTGCTGTCGCTGCCCTGCTGTCCATCAGCGAAGTGGAGAAGAGCCCCGTAATGGCAGACTTTGCCAATCAAATCAGAAGCAATACCGAAATGGCAACCATTTTCGAGAGCCTGCAAGGAGACCCCTTAACAGGGGCTGTAGAATCTATGGACACTTCTTAG